In Mycolicibacterium mucogenicum DSM 44124, the following are encoded in one genomic region:
- a CDS encoding GlxA family transcriptional regulator, which translates to MGANDTFRGDRDKRDTASEVRLVGEIGLVDYPSCQESAIYGLGDVFRVASDYATDTDDQPAAIRVSTWTVSGTGPDAGMVCTFDSHPGTEHRLSHIIVPPSLVVPEDMTNVDTLGDWIRDLKSGGTILCAVCAGVFVLAETGMLDGRDATTHWAFADYLATQFPKIRVDAARMVIDDIDIITAAGILAWVDLGLTLVDRLLGPSVMLHTARFILADPPRRQQRTYQEFTPRLRHGDKEVLTAQTFIHANAGRQLAVAELAQVAGVQPRTFQRRFKEATGSTLTEYLQSVRVAKARESLELSRTSVEQIAMDVGYLDVSTFRRLFQRTTGLTPSEYRKRFGIADGRPERRYP; encoded by the coding sequence ATGGGCGCAAACGACACTTTCCGAGGCGATCGCGACAAACGCGACACCGCTTCCGAGGTACGCCTCGTGGGCGAGATCGGTCTCGTGGACTATCCGAGCTGTCAAGAGTCGGCCATCTACGGGCTCGGCGATGTGTTCCGGGTCGCCAGTGACTATGCCACCGATACCGACGACCAGCCCGCCGCGATCCGTGTCAGCACGTGGACCGTGAGCGGAACCGGGCCGGATGCCGGGATGGTCTGCACCTTCGACAGCCATCCGGGAACCGAGCACCGACTCAGTCACATCATCGTGCCGCCCAGTCTCGTTGTGCCCGAAGACATGACGAACGTCGACACCCTCGGTGACTGGATTCGTGATCTCAAGTCCGGCGGCACGATTCTGTGCGCTGTCTGCGCCGGCGTGTTCGTGCTCGCCGAGACCGGGATGCTCGACGGCCGGGACGCAACGACACACTGGGCCTTCGCCGACTACCTGGCAACACAATTCCCGAAGATTCGCGTCGACGCCGCGCGCATGGTGATCGACGATATCGACATCATCACGGCCGCAGGGATTTTGGCATGGGTCGACCTCGGACTGACGTTGGTCGACCGACTGTTGGGCCCCAGCGTCATGCTGCACACCGCACGGTTCATCCTGGCCGATCCGCCCCGCCGGCAACAGCGCACGTACCAGGAGTTCACGCCGCGACTTCGCCACGGCGACAAGGAGGTTCTGACGGCGCAGACCTTCATCCACGCGAACGCCGGCCGGCAACTGGCCGTGGCGGAACTCGCGCAGGTCGCCGGGGTGCAGCCCCGAACGTTCCAGCGCCGCTTCAAAGAAGCGACGGGGTCAACCCTGACCGAGTACCTGCAATCCGTGCGCGTCGCCAAGGCGCGCGAATCGCTCGAACTGTCCAGGACTTCGGTCGAGCAGATCGCGATGGACGTTGGCTACCTTGATGTCTCGACGTTCCGGCGACTCTTTCAACGGACGACCGGACTCACACCCAGTGAGTACCGGAAGCGGTTCGGAATCGCGGACGGCAGACCGGAACGCCGCTATCCGTAG
- a CDS encoding alpha/beta hydrolase codes for MADLPAPTTPYLEGPARELAENTDPHPRIYELPPEQGRKILLDLQSDPTVARPDVDEEWVDVDAGQWGIVRTRIIKPAGSTGPLPVVFYIHGAGWVFGDDKTHDRLFRELTVGAGAAGVFPVYDWAPEHGYPTQVEQNYAVGQWLLEHGAEHGLDTSRVAVAGESVGGCMSAVFALMNKERGGIDLKAQILLYPVTGPDFDTQSYHQFAEHYYLTRDGMLWFWDAYTKDEAQRAEPYASPLRATLDQLRGLPPALVITAEADVLRDGGELYANKLREAGVTVTAVRISGTVHDFMLLDSLRDTPATNTARKLAIDALRDALHNG; via the coding sequence ATGGCCGACCTGCCAGCCCCGACCACGCCGTACCTGGAGGGCCCCGCCCGCGAACTCGCCGAGAACACCGACCCGCATCCGCGCATCTACGAGCTGCCGCCCGAGCAGGGGCGCAAGATCCTGTTGGACCTGCAGAGCGATCCCACGGTCGCGCGCCCCGACGTCGACGAGGAATGGGTCGACGTCGACGCCGGCCAGTGGGGCATCGTGCGAACCCGGATCATCAAGCCCGCCGGCAGCACGGGTCCGCTGCCGGTCGTGTTCTACATCCACGGCGCCGGTTGGGTTTTCGGTGACGACAAGACGCACGATCGGCTGTTCCGGGAACTGACCGTCGGCGCGGGTGCGGCCGGTGTGTTCCCGGTCTACGACTGGGCTCCCGAACACGGCTATCCGACGCAGGTGGAGCAGAACTATGCCGTCGGGCAGTGGCTCCTCGAGCACGGCGCCGAGCACGGGCTGGACACCTCGCGCGTCGCGGTGGCGGGCGAATCGGTCGGTGGCTGCATGTCGGCGGTATTCGCCCTGATGAACAAGGAACGCGGCGGCATCGATCTGAAGGCCCAGATTCTGTTGTACCCCGTCACCGGACCCGATTTCGACACGCAGTCCTATCACCAGTTCGCCGAGCACTACTACCTGACGCGCGACGGCATGCTGTGGTTCTGGGACGCCTACACGAAGGATGAGGCGCAACGTGCGGAGCCGTACGCATCGCCGCTGCGAGCCACCCTCGATCAGCTTCGCGGTCTCCCGCCCGCGTTGGTGATCACCGCCGAAGCTGACGTGCTGCGCGATGGTGGCGAGTTGTACGCCAACAAACTTCGCGAGGCGGGCGTGACGGTCACGGCGGTCCGCATCAGCGGTACGGTGCACGACTTCATGCTGCTGGACTCGCTCCGGGACACCCCGGCCACCAACACCGCGCGCAAGCTCGCCATCGATGCGCTCAGGGACGCCCTGCACAACGGCTAG
- a CDS encoding VOC family protein: MAIKLENVGIAVRDLDATIAFFTDLGLTVVGRATVSGEWTETAVGLDGNHANIAMLETPDGHGRIELFEYIHPEANESEPTRPNDIGMHRVAFSVDDIDAALEIAARHGCHPLRGVATYEDIYKLTYVRGPSGIIVMLAEELKKS, from the coding sequence ATGGCCATCAAACTCGAGAACGTCGGCATCGCCGTGCGCGATCTCGACGCGACCATCGCGTTCTTCACCGACCTCGGTCTCACGGTGGTCGGCCGTGCCACGGTCAGTGGCGAATGGACCGAAACCGCGGTGGGTCTCGACGGCAACCACGCCAACATCGCGATGCTCGAGACACCGGACGGTCACGGCCGCATCGAGCTCTTCGAGTACATCCATCCCGAGGCGAACGAGTCTGAACCCACCCGCCCCAACGATATTGGGATGCACCGCGTCGCGTTCTCGGTCGACGACATCGATGCGGCCCTCGAGATCGCCGCCCGCCACGGGTGTCACCCACTGCGTGGCGTGGCGACCTACGAGGACATCTACAAGCTGACGTACGTCCGTGGCCCCAGCGGGATCATCGTGATGCTCGCCGAGGAGCTCAAGAAGAGCTGA
- a CDS encoding NAD-glutamate dehydrogenase domain-containing protein produces MQNSAARVSFDADGLNNHAQIQWPAQPPLLADVCAMFESFGLRVASYHHSDDAGHCYEFGDLSLSDATRDLVAQACEAAIAGRWNVDRYAMLIAAAGIDWRRAVLIRAACRFLRQTGLGFSEDYIVESLVAAPDFVNALLTLFDARFNPGTDADIEQADRDVAGLVEAATSLDDDRIRRALHAFVTATLRTNWFQVGADGQPKDYVSFKIDSSRLSITGPVVPYREIFVHSDTVEGVHLRSGAIARGGLRWSNRAEDFRTEVLGLMKTQAVKNAPIVPTGAKGAFVLRSATVDPADGYRTFIRGLLDVTDNIVDGTVRHPDRTVCPDGDDAYLVVAADKGTATFSDLANSIAAEYDFWLGDAFASGGSAGYDHKAMGITARGAWLSVRRHFAEAGHDIDVDPFTVAGIGDMSGDVFGNGMLLSHNIKLVAAFDHRHIFLDPNPDPETSYVERERLFRLPRSSWQDYDPALISAGGGVWPRTAKSIPLSEQARASLGVQATECTPDELISAVLRAPVDLLWNGGVGTYVRADDETDAEAQDKANDRVRVTASQLRCKVIGEGGNLGLTQQARIAFALNGGRVNADFIDNAAGVATSDLEVNLKIALDSGNIATAQRNKLLADATDDVAARVLADNADQILAISMAAAEAGSLLERHVRLISNLQDVAGVDPDVEGLPSKQELDRRRLVGLGLTRPEIAVLLAQSKNLVSQELLASDVPDHEMFVGRLAQYFPAGIAEHVWAEIANHPLRREIVATSVAGELINRVGPGTIYRMQERLSVSTADVAMAYATVRDILDLDNLWSEVLTGKTDETQRIQALLEIRELLEHLTSWVVRNGAGNRDRVSAAVSRLMAVSSS; encoded by the coding sequence ATGCAGAATTCCGCTGCCCGGGTGTCTTTCGACGCCGACGGGCTGAACAACCACGCCCAAATCCAGTGGCCCGCACAGCCGCCGCTGCTCGCCGACGTCTGCGCGATGTTCGAGTCCTTCGGCCTGCGCGTCGCCTCCTACCACCATTCCGATGACGCCGGGCACTGCTACGAGTTCGGCGACCTCTCGCTCTCCGACGCGACACGTGACCTGGTCGCGCAGGCCTGCGAGGCCGCCATCGCGGGCCGCTGGAACGTCGACCGGTATGCGATGCTCATCGCCGCGGCAGGCATCGATTGGCGCCGGGCGGTGCTTATCCGCGCCGCGTGCCGGTTCCTCCGGCAGACGGGGCTGGGGTTCTCCGAGGACTACATCGTCGAATCCCTCGTGGCCGCGCCCGATTTCGTGAACGCGCTGCTGACCCTGTTCGATGCCCGGTTCAACCCGGGCACCGACGCCGACATCGAGCAGGCGGATCGCGACGTCGCAGGCCTCGTGGAAGCCGCCACCTCACTGGACGACGACCGGATCCGCCGGGCGCTGCACGCCTTCGTCACCGCGACGTTGCGCACCAACTGGTTCCAGGTAGGCGCCGATGGTCAGCCCAAGGACTACGTGTCGTTCAAGATCGACTCGTCACGCCTGTCGATCACCGGACCCGTCGTGCCTTATCGCGAGATCTTCGTGCACTCCGACACCGTCGAGGGCGTGCACCTGCGCAGCGGCGCCATCGCCCGCGGCGGCCTGCGCTGGTCCAACCGTGCCGAGGACTTCCGCACCGAGGTGCTGGGTCTGATGAAGACACAGGCCGTGAAGAACGCCCCGATCGTGCCGACCGGCGCCAAGGGTGCCTTCGTCCTGCGTTCTGCCACTGTCGATCCCGCTGACGGTTACCGCACGTTCATCCGCGGCCTGCTCGATGTCACCGACAACATCGTCGACGGCACCGTCCGTCACCCCGACCGCACGGTGTGCCCCGACGGCGATGACGCCTACCTCGTGGTCGCCGCCGACAAGGGCACGGCCACCTTCTCCGACCTGGCCAATTCCATTGCCGCCGAGTACGACTTCTGGCTGGGCGACGCCTTCGCCTCGGGCGGGTCGGCCGGATACGACCACAAGGCCATGGGCATCACTGCCCGCGGCGCCTGGCTGTCGGTGCGGCGGCACTTCGCCGAGGCCGGTCATGACATCGACGTCGACCCGTTCACGGTCGCCGGCATCGGCGACATGTCGGGTGACGTGTTCGGCAACGGAATGCTGTTGTCCCACAACATCAAACTGGTCGCGGCATTCGACCACCGGCACATCTTTCTCGACCCGAATCCGGACCCCGAGACCTCGTACGTCGAGCGCGAGCGTCTCTTCCGCCTCCCCCGCTCCAGCTGGCAGGACTATGACCCGGCGCTGATCTCCGCCGGCGGTGGCGTGTGGCCGCGCACCGCCAAGTCGATCCCGCTGTCGGAGCAGGCCAGGGCGAGCCTCGGCGTCCAGGCCACCGAATGCACGCCCGACGAGCTGATCAGCGCAGTGCTGCGGGCACCGGTCGATCTGCTGTGGAACGGCGGCGTCGGCACCTACGTCCGCGCCGACGACGAGACCGATGCCGAAGCACAGGACAAGGCGAACGACCGGGTCCGCGTCACCGCATCGCAGTTGCGCTGCAAGGTGATCGGCGAGGGCGGCAACCTCGGCCTGACGCAGCAGGCCCGTATCGCGTTCGCGCTGAACGGCGGCCGTGTCAACGCCGACTTCATCGACAACGCCGCCGGCGTCGCCACCTCCGACCTCGAGGTCAACCTCAAGATCGCACTGGACTCCGGCAATATCGCCACCGCACAACGCAATAAGCTGCTCGCCGACGCCACCGACGATGTCGCCGCGCGGGTGCTGGCCGACAACGCCGACCAGATTCTCGCGATCAGCATGGCGGCCGCTGAAGCAGGCTCGCTGTTGGAGCGGCACGTCCGGCTCATCAGCAACCTGCAGGACGTGGCCGGCGTCGACCCCGATGTCGAGGGACTGCCGTCGAAGCAGGAACTGGATCGCCGCCGTCTCGTCGGACTCGGACTCACCCGCCCCGAAATCGCCGTGCTGCTGGCACAATCCAAGAATCTGGTGTCGCAGGAGCTGTTGGCCTCCGACGTACCGGATCACGAGATGTTCGTCGGCCGCCTGGCGCAGTACTTCCCGGCCGGCATCGCCGAGCACGTCTGGGCAGAGATCGCGAACCACCCGCTGCGGCGCGAGATCGTCGCGACCTCGGTCGCCGGTGAGCTGATCAACCGCGTCGGGCCCGGCACCATCTACCGCATGCAGGAACGGCTGTCGGTGAGTACGGCCGACGTGGCGATGGCGTACGCGACGGTGCGCGACATCCTCGATCTCGACAACCTGTGGTCCGAGGTGCTGACCGGTAAGACCGATGAGACCCAGCGCATCCAGGCGCTGCTGGAGATCCGGGAGCTGCTCGAGCACCTGACGTCGTGGGTGGTGCGCAACGGCGCGGGCAACCGCGACCGGGTGAGCGCCGCGGTCAGCCGGCTGATGGCCGTCAGCTCTTCTTGA
- a CDS encoding NAD-dependent succinate-semialdehyde dehydrogenase, whose product MIDRTTLLESMPTELWLGGLQVPASTGARFAVHDPATDAVLIEVADASPADGARALDDAVAAQASWAATPARERAEILRRAWELVMERRDDFALTMTLEMGKPLAESQGEVNYGGEFLRWFAEEAVRINGRYTQSPTGTGRILVTKQPVGPTLAITPWNFPLAMGTRKIGPALAAGCTMIVKPAAETPLTMLLLGQVFADAGLPAGVLSILPTTDAAGLTGPLLADPRLRKLTFTGSTGVGRKLLAQSADRVLRTSMELGGNAPFVVFDDADLDAAVDGAMAAKMRNMGEACTAANRIHVDNAVRAEFTEKLAARMAALATGPGDQAGSQVGPLITAKQRATVDELVQDAVNKGATVATGGKPVEGEGFFYPPTVLADVSTDARLLREEIFGPVAAIIGFDGEQAGIDAANDTEYGLAAYVYTQGLDRALRVAEAVEAGMVGVNRGVISDVAAPFGGIKESGIGREAGSEGIEEYLETKYIALQ is encoded by the coding sequence ATGATCGACCGCACCACACTGCTGGAGTCCATGCCCACCGAGCTGTGGCTCGGCGGCCTGCAGGTCCCCGCGTCCACCGGAGCCCGGTTCGCCGTGCACGACCCGGCCACGGACGCCGTGCTCATCGAGGTCGCCGACGCGTCACCCGCCGACGGTGCCCGCGCCCTCGACGACGCGGTCGCCGCGCAGGCATCGTGGGCCGCCACCCCGGCCCGCGAACGCGCCGAAATCCTGCGCCGCGCTTGGGAACTGGTCATGGAACGCCGCGACGACTTCGCGCTGACCATGACCCTCGAGATGGGCAAGCCATTGGCGGAGAGCCAGGGCGAGGTGAACTACGGCGGCGAGTTCCTGCGCTGGTTCGCCGAAGAAGCGGTCCGGATCAACGGCCGCTACACGCAGTCCCCCACCGGCACCGGCCGCATCCTGGTCACCAAGCAGCCCGTCGGGCCGACCCTGGCGATCACGCCGTGGAACTTCCCGCTGGCCATGGGCACCCGCAAGATCGGCCCGGCGCTGGCGGCGGGTTGCACCATGATCGTCAAGCCCGCCGCCGAAACCCCGCTGACCATGCTGCTGCTGGGCCAGGTTTTCGCCGACGCCGGCCTGCCCGCCGGCGTGCTGTCGATCCTGCCGACCACCGATGCCGCCGGCCTGACCGGCCCGCTGCTGGCCGACCCGCGCCTGCGCAAGCTGACCTTCACCGGTTCCACCGGTGTCGGCCGGAAGCTGTTGGCGCAGTCCGCAGATCGGGTGTTGCGTACCTCGATGGAACTCGGCGGCAACGCCCCGTTCGTGGTGTTCGACGACGCCGATCTGGACGCCGCGGTCGACGGCGCGATGGCCGCCAAGATGCGCAACATGGGTGAGGCCTGTACCGCCGCCAACCGCATTCACGTCGACAACGCCGTGCGCGCCGAGTTCACCGAGAAGCTTGCCGCCCGCATGGCCGCACTGGCCACCGGCCCGGGCGACCAGGCCGGCAGCCAGGTCGGTCCGCTGATCACCGCCAAGCAGCGGGCGACCGTCGACGAACTGGTGCAGGACGCCGTCAACAAGGGCGCCACGGTGGCCACTGGCGGCAAACCCGTTGAAGGCGAAGGCTTCTTCTACCCGCCGACCGTGCTCGCCGACGTGTCGACCGACGCCCGCCTCCTGCGCGAGGAGATCTTCGGACCGGTCGCCGCGATCATCGGATTCGACGGCGAGCAGGCCGGCATCGATGCCGCCAACGACACCGAGTACGGCCTGGCCGCCTACGTCTACACGCAGGGCCTTGACCGGGCGCTGCGCGTCGCCGAAGCAGTCGAGGCCGGAATGGTGGGCGTCAACCGCGGCGTCATCTCCGACGTGGCCGCGCCGTTCGGCGGCATCAAGGAATCCGGCATCGGTCGGGAAGCCGGCAGCGAGGGCATCGAGGAGTACCTCGAGACCAAGTACATCGCCCTTCAGTAG
- the gabT gene encoding 4-aminobutyrate--2-oxoglutarate transaminase, translated as MTDITYRLAQKRNIVTALPGPRSAEVSARRQAAVAGGVSSSAPVYAADADGGVIVDIDGNSLIDLGSGIAVTSVGASHPGVAAAVAQQAARFTHTCFMITPYEGYVELAERLNAMTPGDHEKRTAFFNSGSEAVENAVKVARLATGRQAVVAFDHAYHGRTNMTMALTAKAMPYKTQFGPFAPEIYRMPASYPYRDGLTGEAAAKAAISRIETQIGAASLAAVIIEPIQGEGGFIVPAPGFLATIVDWCKANGVVFIADEVQTGFARTGSWFASDHEGIVPDIITMAKGIAGGMPLAAITGRADLLDAVHPGGLGGTYGGNPVACAAALATLDAMADMDLPARARAIEASVLPKLQALTDTGVIGDVRGRGGMLAIEIVKPGTSDPDPVLTKAIAAEAFKRGVILLTCGSYGNIIRLLPPLVISDELLDEGIAVLSDIVREMAAAR; from the coding sequence ATGACCGACATCACCTATCGACTGGCGCAGAAGCGCAACATCGTCACCGCGCTGCCCGGTCCGCGATCGGCCGAGGTGTCGGCGCGCCGCCAGGCCGCCGTGGCCGGCGGCGTCAGCTCCTCGGCTCCGGTCTACGCCGCGGACGCCGACGGCGGCGTCATCGTCGACATCGACGGCAACTCGCTCATCGACCTGGGTTCGGGCATCGCCGTCACCAGCGTCGGCGCATCGCATCCCGGTGTCGCCGCGGCGGTGGCGCAGCAGGCAGCCCGCTTCACCCACACCTGTTTCATGATCACCCCGTACGAGGGCTACGTGGAACTCGCCGAGCGGCTCAACGCCATGACCCCCGGCGATCATGAGAAGCGCACCGCATTCTTCAACTCGGGCTCCGAGGCCGTCGAGAACGCCGTCAAGGTCGCGCGCCTGGCCACCGGCCGGCAGGCCGTCGTCGCCTTCGACCACGCCTACCACGGCCGCACCAACATGACGATGGCGCTGACCGCCAAGGCCATGCCCTACAAGACGCAGTTCGGTCCGTTCGCGCCCGAGATCTACCGGATGCCTGCGTCGTACCCGTACCGCGATGGCCTGACCGGTGAGGCCGCCGCCAAGGCCGCCATCAGCCGCATCGAGACCCAGATCGGCGCCGCGTCGCTCGCCGCCGTCATCATCGAGCCCATCCAGGGCGAGGGCGGCTTCATCGTGCCCGCGCCGGGATTCCTTGCCACCATTGTTGATTGGTGCAAGGCCAACGGCGTCGTGTTCATCGCCGACGAGGTGCAGACGGGCTTCGCCCGCACCGGTTCGTGGTTCGCCTCCGACCACGAGGGCATCGTCCCCGACATCATCACCATGGCCAAGGGCATCGCCGGCGGCATGCCGCTGGCCGCCATCACCGGCCGTGCCGACCTGCTGGACGCCGTGCACCCCGGCGGCCTGGGCGGTACCTACGGCGGTAACCCGGTTGCCTGCGCCGCGGCACTCGCCACGCTCGACGCCATGGCCGACATGGACCTGCCGGCCCGCGCCCGCGCCATCGAAGCGTCGGTCCTGCCGAAGCTGCAGGCCCTCACCGACACCGGGGTCATCGGCGACGTCCGTGGCCGCGGCGGCATGCTGGCCATCGAGATCGTCAAACCCGGCACCAGCGATCCCGATCCGGTGCTCACGAAAGCCATTGCGGCAGAGGCGTTCAAGCGCGGCGTCATCCTGCTGACCTGTGGCTCGTACGGCAACATCATCCGCCTGCTCCCGCCGCTGGTGATCAGCGACGAACTGCTCGACGAGGGCATCGCCGTCCTGAGCGACATCGTGCGCGAAATGGCGGCGGCCCGATGA
- a CDS encoding biotin carboxylase: MSEVRHFFRTNDVPIYFVGATPFNLLGLDRWVRRFSFVTYYDGWDGSHPHVFSPRHKPYREFESGEEINNWLLRNPEVRAHMQRGLAPGVRPKVAMVFFDAETEAICAELGYDLILPPAALREHLDSKLVTTRLGNEAGAPSVPNVLTNVDSYEQLTAAAEKAALGSELVIQTPYGDSGKTTFFISSEADWRKHAQHIVGQDIKVMRRINNRPVAVEAVLTRCGTVVGPFMSELTGYAELTPYRGGWCGNEMYADVLTPERRAAATQLVRRLGDRLAAEGYRGYFEVDVLVDTDDGEVYLGELNPRISGATSITNVTAGAYADVPLFLFHLLEYMDVDFALDVDEINERWEQLASADVWSQMVIKETSDTVEQLVGTPATGHYALDADGALVFRRAALDWHQLQDESEAFFLRIYPAGDYRWKGADLGVLVTKGRLQWDAAQGGTALTIRARHLIDSIRALYRGVPLAQSAASPAVVGGSVKSL; this comes from the coding sequence ATGTCCGAGGTCCGGCACTTCTTCCGCACCAACGACGTGCCCATCTACTTCGTCGGCGCCACCCCGTTCAACCTGCTGGGCCTGGACCGGTGGGTGCGCAGGTTCTCGTTCGTCACCTATTACGACGGCTGGGACGGCTCGCACCCGCACGTGTTCAGCCCCAGGCACAAGCCCTACCGCGAGTTCGAGAGCGGTGAGGAGATCAACAACTGGCTGCTGCGCAATCCCGAGGTGCGGGCGCACATGCAGCGCGGCCTGGCGCCGGGTGTCCGGCCGAAGGTGGCCATGGTGTTCTTCGACGCCGAGACCGAGGCGATCTGCGCCGAACTCGGCTACGACCTGATCCTGCCGCCGGCCGCGCTGCGCGAGCACCTGGACTCCAAGCTCGTCACGACCCGGCTGGGCAACGAGGCCGGTGCGCCGAGCGTCCCCAACGTACTGACCAACGTCGACAGCTACGAGCAGCTCACCGCGGCCGCCGAAAAGGCCGCCCTCGGCAGTGAACTCGTGATCCAGACGCCGTATGGCGACTCGGGCAAGACCACGTTCTTCATCTCGTCGGAGGCCGACTGGCGCAAGCACGCCCAGCACATCGTCGGGCAGGACATCAAGGTGATGCGCCGCATCAACAACCGGCCCGTTGCCGTCGAGGCGGTGCTGACCCGGTGCGGCACCGTCGTCGGCCCGTTCATGAGCGAGCTGACAGGCTATGCCGAGCTGACGCCGTACCGCGGCGGATGGTGCGGCAACGAGATGTACGCAGATGTCCTGACCCCCGAACGCCGCGCCGCGGCAACACAATTGGTGCGACGGCTCGGAGACCGGCTGGCGGCCGAGGGTTACCGCGGCTACTTCGAGGTCGACGTCCTCGTCGACACCGATGACGGCGAGGTGTACCTGGGTGAGCTCAATCCCCGCATCAGCGGCGCCACGTCGATCACCAATGTGACGGCCGGTGCCTACGCCGACGTCCCGCTGTTCCTGTTCCACCTGCTGGAGTACATGGACGTCGACTTCGCCCTCGATGTCGACGAGATCAACGAACGCTGGGAGCAGCTGGCGTCCGCTGACGTCTGGAGTCAGATGGTCATCAAGGAGACCAGCGACACCGTCGAGCAGTTGGTCGGCACGCCGGCGACCGGGCACTACGCCCTGGATGCCGACGGCGCGCTGGTGTTCCGGCGGGCCGCGCTCGACTGGCATCAGCTGCAGGACGAGTCCGAGGCCTTCTTCCTGCGGATCTATCCCGCCGGTGACTACCGGTGGAAGGGGGCTGATCTGGGCGTGCTGGTGACCAAAGGCCGGTTGCAGTGGGATGCCGCGCAGGGCGGCACGGCGCTGACCATCCGAGCCCGGCACCTGATCGATTCGATCCGTGCGCTGTACCGCGGCGTTCCGCTGGCGCAGTCCGCGGCGTCGCCGGCCGTCGTGGGCGGGAGTGTGAAGTCTCTATGA
- a CDS encoding serine hydrolase domain-containing protein yields MLGSDPGRTPSVISLANWQSAPHLHWSFQHVAEFLPTATISRGAGPVAPLPSAHSDVSATGVMLPDGTPSTVGQVMAATATDGWIVTHRGRVFAEQYYGGMQPETAHLLMSVSKTLIAAVAGALAGSGALNVDALASDYVPALANSGYYGATVRHLLDMRSGIAFSEDYLDPAAEVRVLEQAIGWSPRTHPDVPATMYDFLLTLRQKGPHGGPFEYRSCETDVLGWVCEAAAGARMPDLMSQLVWSRLGAAHDANIGIDSMGSGMFDGGISACLSDLVRFGSLYLNDGVSLLGEQVLPAAWIADTVVGGADSREAFAYSPGDNRMPGGMYRNQVWFPYPGNDVLLCLGIHGQMIYVNRPAGVVAAKLSSWPLPQHAHMLFSTLRAFDAVAASLL; encoded by the coding sequence GTGCTTGGTTCAGACCCGGGCCGCACGCCGTCCGTCATTTCACTGGCGAACTGGCAGTCCGCGCCACACTTGCACTGGTCGTTCCAGCACGTCGCTGAATTCCTGCCCACCGCAACCATTTCCCGCGGTGCGGGTCCGGTGGCGCCGCTGCCGTCGGCCCATTCCGACGTCTCGGCTACTGGGGTGATGCTGCCCGACGGCACGCCCTCGACGGTCGGGCAGGTCATGGCGGCGACCGCCACCGACGGCTGGATCGTGACGCATCGCGGCCGGGTTTTCGCCGAGCAGTACTACGGCGGCATGCAGCCCGAAACGGCGCACCTGCTGATGTCGGTGAGCAAGACCCTGATCGCCGCGGTGGCCGGTGCGCTGGCCGGTTCCGGAGCACTCAACGTCGACGCCCTGGCGTCCGATTACGTTCCGGCGCTGGCCAACTCGGGCTACTACGGCGCGACGGTCCGGCACCTGCTGGACATGCGCTCGGGCATCGCGTTCTCCGAGGATTACCTGGACCCGGCCGCCGAGGTACGGGTACTGGAGCAGGCCATCGGCTGGTCGCCGCGGACCCATCCCGACGTCCCGGCCACCATGTACGACTTCCTGCTCACGCTGCGGCAGAAGGGGCCGCACGGCGGGCCGTTCGAATACCGTTCGTGCGAAACCGATGTGCTCGGCTGGGTCTGCGAGGCCGCGGCCGGCGCCCGGATGCCGGACTTGATGTCGCAGTTGGTGTGGAGCCGGCTCGGCGCCGCCCACGATGCCAACATCGGCATCGACTCGATGGGCAGCGGCATGTTCGACGGCGGCATCAGCGCGTGCCTGAGCGACCTGGTGCGCTTCGGCTCGCTGTATCTGAACGACGGGGTGTCGCTGCTCGGCGAGCAGGTGCTGCCCGCGGCGTGGATCGCCGATACCGTTGTGGGAGGCGCAGATTCGCGTGAAGCGTTCGCCTACAGCCCCGGCGACAACCGGATGCCCGGCGGTATGTACCGCAACCAGGTCTGGTTCCCGTACCCGGGCAACGACGTGCTGCTGTGTCTGGGCATCCACGGCCAGATGATCTACGTCAACCGGCCCGCAGGTGTGGTGGCCGCCAAGCTGTCGAGCTGGCCGCTGCCGCAACACGCGCACATGCTGTTCTCCACGCTGCGCGCGTTCGACGCGGTGGCGGCCTCGCTGCTGTGA